Proteins from a genomic interval of Salinarchaeum sp. Harcht-Bsk1:
- a CDS encoding SRPBCC family protein, translated as MQRLEVATDVYVEPERVYDLLVSFTEYAQYSEYLDEVTRHGDGSPGTEYELSFSWWRLAHTTRSRVTDVDPPNVINWRLVSRIAAQGRWEIEEAAEPIHGTASTGDPVTRVRFVVEYDPESADGDVLGLPALLSFDGLVDRVTPLIEDEATRVVERVVADLEGEPRDVELEVRHSTD; from the coding sequence GTGCAGCGCCTCGAAGTGGCGACGGACGTGTACGTCGAACCCGAACGCGTCTACGACCTGCTCGTCTCCTTCACCGAGTACGCACAGTACTCCGAGTACCTCGACGAGGTCACCCGCCACGGCGACGGAAGCCCCGGAACCGAGTACGAACTCTCCTTCAGTTGGTGGCGTCTCGCTCACACGACCCGCTCGCGAGTGACCGACGTCGACCCCCCAAACGTGATCAACTGGCGCCTCGTGTCCCGGATCGCGGCCCAGGGACGCTGGGAAATCGAAGAAGCGGCCGAACCGATCCACGGCACTGCCTCCACCGGGGATCCAGTGACGCGCGTCCGGTTCGTCGTGGAGTACGACCCCGAGAGTGCGGACGGCGACGTGCTCGGCCTCCCCGCGTTGCTGTCGTTCGATGGCCTCGTCGACCGCGTGACCCCGCTCATCGAAGACGAAGCCACCCGCGTGGTCGAACGGGTCGTGGCGGACCTCGAAGGCGAACCTCGCGACGTGGAGCTCGAGGTTCGCCACTCGACGGACTGA
- a CDS encoding 30S ribosomal protein S8e has protein sequence MVEHGRSTRSRTGGRRRPKRKRRKHEIGNEPTETEVGEQKLKAVDARGNSEKVRALATDVASVADGDETVAATIEDVVENDANPNYVRRNIVTKGALIETDAGTARVVSRPGQDGQVNAVLVE, from the coding sequence ATGGTCGAACACGGACGCTCTACCCGCAGCCGGACCGGCGGCCGACGCCGTCCCAAGCGCAAGCGGCGCAAGCACGAGATCGGAAACGAGCCGACCGAGACCGAGGTCGGCGAGCAGAAACTGAAGGCCGTCGACGCCCGCGGCAACTCCGAGAAGGTCCGCGCGCTCGCGACCGACGTCGCGAGCGTCGCCGACGGCGACGAGACAGTCGCTGCCACGATCGAGGACGTCGTCGAGAACGACGCCAACCCGAACTACGTGCGCCGGAACATCGTCACGAAGGGTGCGCTGATCGAGACCGACGCCGGCACCGCCCGCGTCGTCTCCCGACCCGGCCAGGACGGGCAGGTCAACGCCGTCCTCGTCGAGTAA
- the lrp gene encoding HTH-type transcriptional regulator Lrp, whose translation MTYENLDAKLVNELLGDGRASLRSLAEELDVSVTTVSNHLGDLEEDGVVRGYTPIIDYSKMGFDVTAILQLKVEGDALPEITDRLDAEKQMVSVYEVTGNYDIIAIGKFADTDDMNAQIKTLLTDPDIKESNTSVVLNAASENEQFELETE comes from the coding sequence ATGACCTACGAAAATCTCGATGCCAAGTTGGTGAATGAACTTCTCGGCGACGGGCGTGCGAGTCTCCGGAGTCTCGCGGAGGAACTCGACGTGTCGGTCACGACGGTCTCCAACCACCTCGGCGACCTCGAGGAGGACGGTGTCGTGCGCGGCTACACGCCGATCATCGACTACTCGAAGATGGGCTTCGACGTCACCGCGATCCTCCAGCTCAAGGTCGAGGGAGACGCACTCCCCGAGATCACCGACCGCCTCGACGCCGAGAAGCAGATGGTCTCCGTCTACGAGGTCACGGGTAACTACGACATCATCGCGATCGGCAAGTTCGCCGACACCGACGACATGAACGCCCAGATCAAGACGCTGCTCACGGATCCAGACATCAAGGAGTCCAACACCTCCGTCGTGCTCAACGCGGCATCGGAGAACGAGCAGTTCGAACTGGAGACCGAGTAA
- a CDS encoding YihY/virulence factor BrkB family protein: MNDVARRGWATAAAVFETARNAQLTFLAAAIAYYAFVSIVPLLALVVVLSTAIGGEALVQEALDRTDTVLTDQTQELLFNALLNQQGRIGATAFGTVAVSWSALRVFRGLDIAFSEIYGSAEEATFLSTVRDGLTVTVAIFVGLIAMTGIVFGVGLLPLGPFAPLVAVLLGVLTLTVLFLPMYYVFPDRPIDVGEAAPGAVTAALGWMLLAAGFSVYVDVATGVTVYGVLGGVFLLVTFLYFGALIVVVGAVVNVTLGSDRQLQQGSSPGPGLTRTMPASKDDTPADEEASPESGGADGEDDATQEAVGPEAAEFDPGERTPEEARLREEVAELRAELDDFRDDVEGRTVDRDEVEGDLKRYVRRRVRRGHARGWGPYLVLLYGTAMTIGAFYYLSSGWAILAMFVVWLSTLGLYVLMVLVGAGLSLLGLPGRLRDRIGEWRS, from the coding sequence GTGAACGACGTCGCGCGTCGCGGCTGGGCCACAGCAGCTGCTGTGTTCGAGACGGCGAGGAACGCACAGTTGACGTTTCTGGCTGCAGCCATTGCCTACTACGCGTTCGTGTCCATCGTGCCGCTACTCGCGCTCGTAGTCGTGCTCTCGACGGCGATCGGTGGCGAGGCACTCGTCCAGGAGGCCCTCGACCGAACGGACACCGTCCTGACCGACCAGACGCAGGAGCTCCTCTTCAACGCCCTCCTGAACCAGCAGGGGCGCATCGGAGCGACCGCCTTCGGTACCGTCGCCGTCTCCTGGAGCGCTCTCAGGGTCTTCCGCGGACTCGACATCGCCTTCTCGGAGATCTACGGCTCGGCGGAGGAGGCGACGTTCCTGAGCACCGTCCGGGACGGGTTGACCGTCACGGTCGCGATCTTCGTGGGCCTCATCGCCATGACCGGCATCGTGTTCGGCGTCGGCCTGCTCCCGCTCGGCCCCTTCGCCCCGCTGGTGGCGGTGTTGCTCGGCGTGCTCACGCTGACCGTGCTCTTCCTCCCGATGTACTACGTCTTCCCGGACCGTCCAATCGACGTCGGCGAGGCCGCGCCCGGCGCCGTCACCGCGGCGCTCGGCTGGATGCTCCTGGCAGCCGGCTTCTCGGTCTACGTCGACGTCGCCACCGGCGTCACGGTCTACGGCGTCCTCGGAGGCGTCTTCTTGCTCGTCACCTTCCTCTACTTCGGCGCGTTGATCGTCGTCGTGGGCGCCGTGGTGAACGTCACGCTCGGATCGGACCGGCAGCTACAACAGGGTAGCAGTCCTGGCCCAGGATTAACGCGGACGATGCCAGCTTCCAAGGACGACACGCCGGCAGACGAGGAGGCCAGCCCCGAGTCGGGCGGCGCCGACGGCGAGGACGATGCCACCCAGGAGGCGGTGGGCCCGGAGGCCGCCGAGTTCGACCCCGGCGAGCGGACGCCCGAGGAGGCTCGCCTGCGCGAGGAGGTCGCCGAACTCCGCGCCGAACTCGACGACTTCCGCGACGACGTCGAGGGCCGCACCGTCGACCGCGACGAGGTCGAGGGCGACCTCAAACGCTACGTACGCCGACGCGTCCGCCGCGGCCACGCTCGCGGCTGGGGCCCCTACCTCGTGCTCCTCTACGGCACCGCGATGACGATCGGTGCGTTCTACTACCTCTCCAGCGGCTGGGCTATCCTCGCTATGTTCGTCGTCTGGCTGTCGACGCTGGGACTGTACGTGCTGATGGTGCTCGTCGGTGCGGGACTCAGTTTGCTGGGGCTGCCGGGTCGGCTGCGCGATCGGATCGGGGAGTGGCGTAGTTGA
- a CDS encoding TatD family hydrolase, which translates to MPEYDGAILDDHLHLSPERGRGVDAVETFAEAGGTHMLVVNLPSWHYGVEIEAPEDFRVGFESTIGVVEDASEVLSGRAWPVLGVHPGLLSRLVDDRDFEPEEARDLLQAGIDVAADYVADGPALALKSGRPHYDVPDPVWAASNAVMRHAFETAAELGCAVQLHAEAGEDFSQVAEWAEDAGLPRGRVVKHYAEGRLEGPVPSVICQKDRLETAAERAETEDEPFLMETDFLDDPDRPGAVMGPKTVPRRVEWLLEQGHADAIRTAHVDTPAAVYGIDTEATLE; encoded by the coding sequence ATGCCCGAGTACGACGGAGCGATTCTCGACGACCACCTCCACCTCTCGCCCGAGCGAGGCCGCGGCGTCGACGCCGTCGAGACCTTCGCCGAGGCCGGCGGCACCCACATGCTCGTCGTCAACCTGCCCTCCTGGCACTACGGCGTCGAAATCGAGGCGCCCGAGGACTTCCGGGTTGGCTTCGAGTCCACGATCGGCGTCGTCGAAGACGCGAGCGAGGTCCTCTCCGGCCGCGCTTGGCCCGTCCTCGGCGTCCATCCGGGGCTGCTCTCGCGCCTCGTCGACGACCGCGACTTCGAACCCGAGGAAGCCCGCGACCTGCTGCAGGCCGGCATCGACGTCGCAGCCGACTACGTCGCCGACGGCCCCGCGCTGGCGCTCAAGTCCGGCCGACCACACTACGACGTCCCCGACCCGGTCTGGGCGGCCTCGAACGCGGTCATGCGCCACGCCTTCGAGACCGCCGCCGAACTGGGCTGTGCCGTGCAGCTCCACGCCGAGGCGGGCGAGGACTTCTCCCAGGTCGCGGAGTGGGCCGAGGACGCCGGCCTCCCGCGCGGACGAGTGGTCAAACACTACGCCGAGGGGCGGCTCGAGGGACCAGTGCCGAGCGTCATCTGCCAGAAGGATCGCCTCGAAACCGCTGCCGAGCGCGCCGAGACCGAGGACGAGCCGTTCCTCATGGAGACGGACTTCCTCGACGACCCCGACCGGCCCGGCGCGGTGATGGGCCCGAAGACCGTCCCGCGTCGCGTCGAGTGGCTCCTGGAGCAGGGGCACGCCGACGCGATCCGGACGGCGCACGTCGACACGCCCGCTGCAGTCTACGGGATCGACACCGAAGCGACGCTGGAGTAG
- the glnA gene encoding type I glutamate--ammonia ligase → MTTGNLTPEEEAVLEEIEEEGIDFLRLQFTDILGTVKNVSIPASQAEKAFEEGIYFDGSSIEGFVRIQESDMRLEPDPATFAVLPWRDSETGAAGRLICDVINTTTGEPFVGDPRTVLKSVLAEAKEMGYSLNAGPEPEFFAFEEDEDGRATTITHDAGGYFDLAPKDLASDLRREIIYNLESMDFEVEASHHEVAEGQHEIDFKYDDGLTTADNIATFRSVVRATAAQNDVHATFMPKPIAHINGSGMHTHLSLFEDGENAFHDADDEFDLSDEAYSFLAGILEHAPAITAICNPTVNSYKRLVPGYEAPIYVAWSDVNRSALVRKPAARVPAASRIELRSPDPSCNPYLALAVMLQAGLDGIERDLEAPDPVRENIYEFDEAKREEYGIETLPANLGQAVEALEEDEVVQSALGPHVSEKFIEAKTAEYNEYIAEVSEWETDRYLEKF, encoded by the coding sequence ATGACAACCGGAAATCTCACCCCCGAAGAAGAAGCGGTTCTCGAGGAGATCGAGGAGGAGGGCATCGACTTCCTTCGCCTGCAGTTCACCGACATCCTCGGAACGGTCAAGAACGTCTCAATTCCCGCCAGCCAGGCCGAGAAGGCCTTCGAGGAGGGCATCTACTTCGACGGCTCCTCCATCGAGGGGTTCGTCCGCATCCAGGAATCGGACATGCGCCTCGAGCCCGACCCGGCGACGTTCGCCGTTCTGCCGTGGCGGGACAGCGAGACCGGTGCCGCGGGCCGCCTGATCTGCGACGTCATCAACACCACGACCGGCGAGCCGTTCGTCGGCGACCCGCGGACGGTCCTCAAGAGCGTCCTCGCAGAGGCCAAGGAGATGGGCTACTCGCTCAACGCGGGTCCCGAGCCCGAGTTCTTCGCCTTCGAGGAGGACGAGGACGGCCGCGCGACGACGATCACGCACGACGCCGGTGGGTACTTCGACCTCGCCCCCAAGGACCTCGCCTCGGATCTCCGCCGCGAGATCATCTACAACCTCGAGTCCATGGACTTCGAGGTCGAGGCCTCCCACCACGAGGTCGCCGAGGGCCAGCACGAGATCGACTTCAAGTACGACGACGGCCTGACCACCGCAGACAACATCGCGACCTTCCGCTCGGTCGTCCGCGCGACCGCCGCGCAGAACGACGTCCACGCGACGTTCATGCCCAAGCCGATCGCCCACATCAACGGCTCGGGGATGCACACGCACCTCTCCCTGTTCGAGGACGGCGAGAACGCCTTCCACGACGCCGACGACGAGTTCGACCTCTCCGACGAGGCCTACAGCTTCCTCGCGGGAATCCTCGAACACGCACCGGCGATCACCGCGATCTGCAACCCCACGGTCAACTCCTACAAGCGCCTCGTCCCCGGCTACGAGGCGCCGATCTACGTCGCCTGGTCCGACGTCAACCGCTCGGCGCTGGTGCGCAAGCCCGCGGCGCGCGTCCCGGCAGCGAGCCGCATCGAACTGCGCTCGCCCGACCCGTCGTGTAACCCCTACCTCGCCCTCGCCGTCATGCTCCAGGCCGGCCTCGACGGCATCGAGCGCGACCTCGAAGCGCCCGACCCCGTCCGGGAGAACATCTACGAGTTCGACGAGGCCAAGCGCGAGGAGTACGGCATCGAGACCCTGCCCGCCAACCTCGGCCAGGCCGTCGAGGCTCTCGAGGAGGACGAGGTCGTCCAGAGCGCCCTCGGCCCGCACGTCTCCGAGAAGTTCATCGAGGCGAAGACGGCGGAGTACAACGAGTACATCGCCGAGGTCTCCGAGTGGGAGACCGACCGCTACCTCGAGAAATTCTAA
- a CDS encoding type 1 glutamine amidotransferase, whose protein sequence is MTRPRLVVLDASHGNEDTRRNFRRELDADLVEYDVTAGDVPASGAEFPDVDGVVVTGSRASVYWDEPWIPDVKDWAAEAADRGLAILGVCWGHQLLADVLGGEVAAMDAYELGYVTIVRTTDDSRLLDGIDESFTAFATHSDEVVSLPHGAELLAENDRSIHAFRSGDVFGVQFHPEYDRGTARRVTEGKRDGEASDERVDQALASIDSDAYAAACETKRLFENFLAIVDDRRVSTPTA, encoded by the coding sequence ATGACGCGACCGCGCCTCGTCGTCCTGGACGCCTCCCACGGGAACGAGGACACCCGCCGAAACTTCCGGCGCGAACTCGACGCCGATCTCGTGGAGTACGACGTCACGGCCGGCGACGTCCCCGCGTCGGGAGCCGAGTTCCCCGACGTCGACGGCGTCGTCGTCACCGGCTCCCGCGCGTCGGTCTACTGGGACGAGCCCTGGATCCCGGACGTCAAGGACTGGGCTGCGGAGGCCGCCGATCGCGGGCTGGCGATCCTCGGGGTCTGCTGGGGCCACCAGCTGCTCGCGGACGTCCTCGGTGGCGAAGTCGCCGCCATGGACGCCTACGAACTCGGGTACGTCACGATCGTACGGACGACGGACGACTCCCGCCTCCTCGACGGCATCGACGAGTCGTTCACGGCCTTCGCGACCCACTCCGACGAGGTCGTCTCCCTTCCGCATGGCGCCGAATTACTCGCCGAGAACGACCGATCGATCCACGCATTCCGCTCGGGCGACGTCTTCGGCGTCCAGTTCCACCCCGAGTACGATCGCGGCACGGCACGCCGGGTCACGGAGGGCAAACGCGACGGGGAGGCCAGCGACGAACGCGTCGATCAGGCCCTCGCATCCATCGACTCCGATGCATACGCAGCCGCTTGCGAGACGAAACGGCTCTTCGAGAACTTCCTCGCGATCGTCGACGACCGTCGCGTTTCGACCCCGACTGCCTGA
- a CDS encoding tRNA (guanine(26)-N(2))-dimethyltransferase produces MEVIEGGVRIEVPSTSEEEVGDDVFYNPNQELNRDCTIAVLRAYRERESRASTYCDAMAASGIRGVRAAADGWDVTACDLDPDAIDLCERNFERNGLDADVRQRDANVALHESVHDVVDVDPYGSPIPFADAALSNARDLVCVTATDTAPLCGAHFRAGIRRYSTVPQNTEYHREMGLRVLVSALVRTAARYDRAARPILAHATRHYVRCYLELEGGAGTADDCVDELGHVAHCEDCLHRVAERGFHATVPETCPACGSERVLVAGPIWLGSLRDPEFVAATRAAITPNMGTADRARDLLEEIEGELDQPTHYDQHRLCKAWGRPASGMDEFLDRLRDAGFDATRAHYAGTAFKTDATVEQIRDATEV; encoded by the coding sequence ATGGAGGTCATCGAAGGCGGCGTTCGGATCGAGGTGCCGAGCACCTCCGAGGAGGAAGTGGGCGACGACGTCTTCTACAATCCGAATCAGGAACTCAACCGCGACTGCACGATCGCGGTGCTCCGTGCCTACCGCGAGCGCGAGTCCCGCGCGTCGACCTACTGCGACGCGATGGCGGCGAGTGGGATCCGCGGCGTCCGCGCGGCCGCCGACGGCTGGGACGTCACCGCCTGCGATCTGGATCCGGACGCCATCGACCTCTGTGAACGCAATTTCGAACGGAACGGCCTCGACGCGGACGTTCGCCAGCGGGACGCCAACGTCGCCCTCCACGAGTCCGTCCACGACGTGGTCGACGTCGATCCCTACGGCTCGCCCATTCCGTTCGCCGACGCCGCCCTCTCGAACGCCCGCGACCTCGTCTGCGTGACCGCGACCGACACCGCGCCGCTGTGTGGCGCGCACTTCCGGGCCGGCATCCGTCGGTACAGCACGGTTCCACAGAACACCGAGTACCACCGCGAGATGGGGCTACGGGTGCTCGTCTCGGCGCTCGTCCGGACGGCAGCGCGGTACGACCGCGCAGCGAGACCGATCCTCGCCCACGCCACGCGCCACTACGTCCGCTGTTACCTCGAACTCGAGGGCGGTGCGGGAACCGCCGACGACTGCGTCGACGAACTCGGCCACGTCGCGCACTGCGAGGACTGTCTCCACCGCGTCGCGGAGCGGGGTTTCCACGCGACCGTCCCAGAGACCTGCCCGGCCTGTGGTAGCGAGCGCGTCCTCGTCGCGGGGCCAATCTGGCTCGGGTCGCTCCGAGATCCCGAGTTCGTCGCGGCGACCCGTGCGGCCATCACCCCCAACATGGGCACGGCGGATCGAGCCCGCGACCTCCTCGAAGAGATCGAGGGGGAGCTCGACCAGCCGACCCACTACGATCAGCACCGCCTCTGCAAGGCGTGGGGACGGCCGGCAAGCGGAATGGACGAGTTCCTGGACCGGTTGCGCGACGCCGGATTCGACGCGACGAGGGCTCACTACGCGGGCACTGCCTTCAAGACCGACGCGACAGTGGAACAGATCCGCGACGCGACCGAGGTCTAG
- the glnA gene encoding type I glutamate--ammonia ligase translates to MTTDTLTAEEEAVLEEIEEEGIDFLRLQFTDILGTVKNVSIPASQAEKAFEEGIYFDGSSIEGFVRIQESDMRLDPDPSTFAILPWRESEDGAAGRLICDIVDTSTGEPFVGDPRTVLKSALDDAAELGYSLNVGPEPEFFVFEQDEDGRATTTTHDAGGYFDLAPKDLASDLRREMIYNLEEMDFDVEASHHEVAEGQHEIAFKYDDGLSTADNIATFRAVVRATAQKHGVHATFMPKPIAHINGSGMHSHLSLFEDGENAFHDADDEFNLSETAKQFVAGILEHAPAITAICNPTVNSYKRLVPGYEAPVYVAWSDVNRSALIRKPAARTPAASRIELRSPDPSCNPYLALAVMLQAGLDGIERDLEAPDPVRENIYEFDEAKREDYGIETLPANLGQAVDALEADDVITDALGPHVSEKFVQAKRAEYAEYVAEVTEWETDRYLETF, encoded by the coding sequence ATGACAACCGACACGCTCACTGCCGAGGAGGAAGCCGTCCTCGAGGAGATCGAGGAGGAGGGCATCGACTTCCTTCGCCTGCAGTTCACCGACATCCTCGGAACGGTCAAGAACGTCTCCATCCCCGCCAGCCAGGCCGAGAAGGCCTTCGAAGAGGGCATCTACTTCGACGGCTCCTCCATCGAGGGGTTCGTCCGCATCCAGGAATCGGACATGCGCCTCGATCCCGACCCCTCGACCTTCGCCATCCTCCCATGGCGAGAGTCCGAAGACGGCGCCGCCGGTCGCCTGATCTGTGACATCGTCGATACCTCCACCGGCGAGCCGTTCGTCGGCGACCCGCGGACGGTCCTCAAGAGCGCGCTCGACGACGCCGCCGAACTCGGCTACAGTCTGAACGTCGGTCCCGAACCCGAGTTCTTCGTCTTCGAGCAGGACGAGGACGGTCGCGCGACCACCACGACCCACGACGCCGGCGGCTACTTCGACCTCGCACCCAAGGACCTCGCCTCGGACCTCCGCCGCGAGATGATCTACAACCTCGAGGAGATGGACTTCGACGTCGAAGCCTCCCATCACGAGGTTGCGGAGGGACAACACGAGATCGCCTTCAAGTACGACGACGGCCTCTCGACCGCGGACAACATCGCCACGTTCCGCGCGGTCGTCCGCGCCACGGCCCAGAAACACGGCGTCCACGCGACGTTCATGCCCAAGCCGATCGCGCACATCAACGGCTCCGGCATGCACTCGCACCTCTCCCTGTTCGAGGACGGCGAGAACGCCTTCCACGACGCCGACGACGAGTTCAACCTCTCCGAGACCGCGAAGCAGTTCGTCGCCGGTATTCTCGAGCACGCTCCCGCCATCACGGCGATCTGCAACCCGACGGTCAACTCCTACAAGCGCCTCGTCCCCGGCTACGAGGCACCGGTGTACGTCGCCTGGTCCGACGTCAACCGTTCGGCGCTCATCCGGAAGCCGGCCGCCCGGACGCCGGCCGCCAGCCGCATCGAACTGCGCTCGCCCGACCCGTCGTGTAACCCCTACCTCGCCCTCGCCGTCATGCTCCAGGCCGGCCTCGACGGCATCGAGCGCGACCTCGAAGCGCCCGACCCCGTCCGGGAGAACATCTACGAGTTCGACGAGGCCAAGCGCGAGGACTACGGCATCGAGACCCTGCCCGCCAACCTCGGCCAGGCCGTCGACGCTCTCGAAGCCGACGACGTGATCACCGACGCCCTCGGCCCGCACGTCTCCGAGAAGTTCGTGCAGGCCAAGCGCGCGGAGTACGCCGAGTACGTCGCCGAGGTCACCGAGTGGGAGACCGACCGGTACCTCGAGACGTTCTAA